The following are encoded in a window of Kitasatospora fiedleri genomic DNA:
- a CDS encoding branched-chain amino acid ABC transporter permease: MTTHLKRWWPLALLLVLFAAPYSTLPLPGLLDGPLGSPGSLQLIALCLLYGGLATGYDLLLGRTGLLSFGHALYFATGLYATDLAMLELGLGLWPAALFGVACSVVLALALGAVSLRVTGIGFSMVTLAFAQAGSILVQRNPGGLTGGEEGRSVPAAHLPDALIGIQNTAHLYWIALAYLVVTLAVVHRTVSSPTGRVWSGIRENERRVEVLGLRPYGFKLVAFTVSGALAGAGGVVYLLLTGGATPQAAGSDATLALLVMVVLGGSGTRWGPLLGGVLYTWAAHRLGDLANSDSVAELPSVLRVPLSQPLFLLGTLFVAVVYLLPGGLAKLPARLRGGRTAGAAAPVTAVPEGAA, from the coding sequence GTGACCACCCACCTCAAGCGCTGGTGGCCGCTGGCCCTGCTGCTCGTCCTGTTCGCCGCGCCCTACAGCACCCTGCCGCTGCCCGGCCTGCTCGACGGGCCGCTCGGCAGCCCCGGCAGCCTGCAACTGATCGCGCTCTGCCTGCTGTACGGGGGCCTGGCCACCGGCTACGACCTGCTGCTGGGCCGGACCGGGCTGCTCTCCTTCGGGCACGCGCTGTACTTCGCCACCGGCCTGTACGCCACCGACCTGGCCATGCTCGAACTCGGCCTCGGCCTCTGGCCCGCCGCGCTCTTCGGCGTGGCCTGCTCGGTGGTCCTCGCGCTGGCGCTCGGCGCGGTCTCGCTCCGGGTCACCGGCATCGGCTTCTCCATGGTCACCCTGGCCTTCGCCCAGGCCGGCTCGATCCTGGTGCAGCGCAACCCCGGCGGCCTCACCGGCGGCGAGGAGGGCCGCTCCGTGCCCGCCGCGCACCTGCCCGACGCGCTGATCGGCATCCAGAACACCGCCCACCTGTACTGGATCGCGCTGGCCTACCTGGTCGTCACGCTCGCCGTCGTGCACCGGACGGTCTCCTCGCCCACCGGCCGGGTCTGGTCCGGCATCCGGGAGAACGAGCGCCGGGTCGAGGTGCTGGGCCTGCGCCCGTACGGCTTCAAACTGGTCGCGTTCACCGTCTCCGGCGCGCTGGCCGGCGCGGGCGGCGTGGTCTACCTGCTGCTCACCGGCGGCGCCACCCCGCAGGCGGCCGGCTCGGACGCCACGCTCGCGCTGCTGGTGATGGTGGTGCTGGGCGGCTCCGGCACCCGCTGGGGCCCGCTGCTCGGCGGCGTCCTCTACACCTGGGCCGCGCACCGGCTCGGCGACCTCGCCAACTCCGACTCGGTCGCCGAACTGCCGTCCGTGCTGCGGGTTCCGCTCTCCCAGCCGCTGTTCCTGCTCGGTACGCTCTTCGTCGCCGTGGTCTACCTGCTGCCGGGCGGCCTCGCCAAGCTCCCCGCCCGGCTGCGCGGCGGCCGTACCGCCGGGGCCGCGGCCCCCGTCACCGCCGTCCCGGAAGGCGCCGCATGA
- a CDS encoding branched-chain amino acid ABC transporter permease: MNTVVLLACTGLGLGALYFLVASGLSLIFGLMDVLNFAHGALLSVGAYAAWWAATDGGMGFWLAVPFGTLVGTAASVLLELALIRPLYARPRDQILATVGVGLALPALLMGVWGSDARPFPQPAALSGTVGLLGATVPVNRFVLMAAALVVLVLLRLFLARTRYGLIVRAGVEDRAMVTALGIDVRKAFTLVFAIGGAAASLGGALAGLYFGSINPAQGTGLLIFAFVVVVMGGLGSVTGAAVASVGVGLVQQFANYYTAAGLGDLSVVVLLAVLLLVKPRGLTGRLA, translated from the coding sequence ATGAACACCGTCGTCCTGCTCGCCTGCACCGGACTCGGGCTCGGCGCGCTGTACTTCCTGGTCGCCTCCGGCCTCTCACTGATCTTCGGCCTGATGGACGTGCTCAACTTCGCCCACGGCGCGCTGCTCTCGGTCGGCGCCTACGCCGCCTGGTGGGCCGCCACCGACGGCGGGATGGGCTTCTGGCTGGCCGTCCCGTTCGGCACCCTGGTCGGCACCGCCGCCTCGGTGCTGCTCGAACTCGCCCTGATCCGCCCGCTGTACGCCCGCCCCCGGGACCAGATCCTGGCCACCGTCGGCGTCGGACTCGCCCTGCCCGCCCTGCTGATGGGCGTCTGGGGCTCGGACGCCCGCCCCTTCCCGCAGCCCGCCGCGCTCTCCGGCACGGTCGGCCTGCTCGGCGCGACCGTCCCGGTCAACCGCTTCGTGCTGATGGCCGCCGCGCTGGTGGTGCTGGTCCTGCTCCGGCTGTTCCTGGCCCGGACCCGCTACGGGCTGATCGTCCGGGCCGGCGTCGAGGACCGCGCGATGGTCACCGCCCTGGGCATCGACGTCCGCAAGGCGTTCACCCTGGTCTTCGCGATCGGCGGCGCCGCCGCCTCGCTCGGCGGGGCGCTGGCCGGCCTCTACTTCGGCTCGATCAACCCCGCCCAGGGCACCGGGCTGCTGATCTTCGCCTTCGTCGTGGTGGTGATGGGCGGCCTGGGCTCGGTCACCGGCGCCGCCGTCGCCTCGGTCGGCGTCGGCCTCGTCCAGCAGTTCGCCAACTACTACACCGCGGCGGGCCTCGGCGACCTCTCGGTGGTCGTCCTGCTCGCCGTCCTCCTGCTCGTCAAGCCCCGCGGACTCACCGGGAGACTCGCGTGA
- a CDS encoding ABC transporter ATP-binding protein, which translates to MSLLTVRDLRVVIDGLHILHGVDLDVAATGVTALLGRNGAGKTTTVKAVMGLVPRTGALTFDGVDIGRLPTHLVVRRGIGYAPEDRGIFAGLSVAENLRLAERDTAPAYDLVFELFPELKQRHRQPAGTLSGGQQQMVAIARTLLNGNRLIIADEPTKGLAPKIVTEVADVLARAAETVPVLLVEQNLALVRRVAGHCAVLADGRTAHQGDARALLADEDAARRLLGVGGHRPAPAPEVTPR; encoded by the coding sequence GTGAGCCTGCTGACGGTCCGTGACCTGCGGGTGGTGATCGACGGCCTGCACATCCTGCACGGGGTGGACCTGGACGTCGCCGCCACCGGCGTCACCGCCCTGCTCGGGCGCAACGGCGCCGGCAAGACCACCACCGTCAAGGCGGTCATGGGCCTCGTCCCGCGCACCGGCGCCCTCACCTTCGACGGCGTCGACATCGGCCGGCTCCCCACCCACCTGGTGGTCCGCCGCGGCATCGGCTACGCCCCCGAGGACCGCGGGATCTTCGCCGGCCTCAGCGTCGCCGAGAACCTCCGGCTCGCCGAACGCGACACCGCCCCCGCCTACGACCTGGTCTTCGAGCTGTTCCCGGAGCTCAAGCAGCGCCACCGGCAGCCCGCCGGGACGCTCTCCGGCGGGCAGCAGCAGATGGTCGCCATCGCCCGCACCCTGCTCAACGGGAACCGGCTGATCATCGCTGACGAGCCCACCAAGGGACTCGCCCCGAAGATCGTCACCGAGGTCGCCGACGTGCTCGCCCGGGCCGCCGAGACCGTCCCCGTCCTGCTGGTCGAACAGAACCTCGCCCTGGTCCGCCGGGTGGCCGGCCACTGCGCCGTCCTCGCCGACGGCCGCACCGCCCACCAGGGCGACGCCCGCGCCCTGCTCGCCGACGAGGACGCCGCCCGCCGCCTGCTCGGCGTCGGCGGCCACCGCCCCGCCCCCGCACCCGAGGTGACGCCCCGATGA
- a CDS encoding ABC transporter ATP-binding protein produces the protein MSTPAPVLRLDGLGWSVRGVPIVQDVSLDVAEGEFVAFIGPNGAGKTSLFNLITGIHPATRGTLHLDGADITALPVPARARRGLGRTFQTSSLWPGLTVAEHLRLAAQAAAGPAASYRIWRRAGRHRQQVEETLERTGLADRADDPAGSLSHGGKRKLELAVLLVGEPRLILLDEPMAGVSAEEVPALVELIRSVHQEQGRTVLMVEHHMDVLLGLADRLAVMHHGTLLALDTPDAVMADATVQGAYLGEAL, from the coding sequence ATGAGCACCCCCGCCCCGGTCCTGCGGCTGGACGGACTCGGCTGGTCCGTGCGCGGCGTCCCGATCGTGCAGGACGTCAGCCTCGACGTCGCCGAGGGCGAGTTCGTCGCCTTCATCGGCCCGAACGGGGCGGGCAAGACCTCCCTGTTCAACCTGATCACCGGCATCCACCCCGCCACCCGCGGCACCCTCCACCTGGACGGCGCCGACATCACCGCCCTGCCGGTGCCCGCCCGGGCCCGGCGGGGCCTGGGCCGGACCTTCCAGACCTCCTCGCTCTGGCCCGGCCTCACCGTCGCCGAGCACCTGCGCCTCGCCGCCCAGGCCGCCGCCGGACCCGCCGCCTCCTACCGGATCTGGCGGCGGGCCGGACGCCACCGGCAGCAGGTCGAGGAGACCCTGGAGCGCACCGGCCTGGCCGACCGCGCCGACGACCCGGCCGGCTCGCTCTCGCACGGCGGCAAGCGCAAGCTCGAACTCGCGGTGCTGCTGGTCGGCGAGCCGCGGCTGATCCTGCTGGACGAGCCGATGGCCGGCGTCAGCGCCGAGGAGGTGCCCGCGCTGGTCGAGCTGATCCGCTCCGTCCACCAGGAGCAGGGCCGCACCGTCCTGATGGTCGAGCACCACATGGACGTGCTGCTGGGCCTGGCCGACCGGCTCGCCGTGATGCACCACGGCACCCTGCTCGCGCTCGACACCCCCGATGCCGTGATGGCCGACGCCACCGTCCAGGGGGCCTACCTCGGGGAGGCGCTGTGA
- a CDS encoding CoA transferase subunit A, producing MDKVLDSPARAVGDIPDGALLAVGGFGLCGIPSTLIGALVDAGTTGLRVVSNNCGVDDWGLGLLLRAGRIARMTSSYVGENKEFARRYLNGELEVELTPQGTLAERLRAGGAGIPAFYTPAGAGTQVEEGGLPWRYAPGGGAVALASPPKEVREFGGRRHLLEEAIHADFALVRAEVADRHGNCVFHAAARNFNPLCATAGRVTVVEADRIVEPGEIPPDAVHLPGVYVDRIVAADPADRRVERRTVRRPAAPEESR from the coding sequence TTGGACAAGGTCCTGGACTCCCCGGCCCGCGCGGTCGGGGACATTCCCGACGGCGCCCTGCTCGCGGTCGGCGGCTTCGGCCTGTGCGGCATCCCGTCCACCCTGATCGGCGCCCTGGTCGACGCCGGCACCACCGGCCTGCGGGTCGTCTCCAACAACTGCGGGGTGGACGACTGGGGCCTGGGCCTGCTGCTGCGGGCCGGCCGGATCGCCCGGATGACCTCCTCCTACGTCGGCGAGAACAAGGAGTTCGCCCGCCGGTACCTGAACGGCGAGCTGGAGGTCGAACTCACCCCGCAGGGCACCCTGGCCGAACGCCTGCGGGCCGGCGGCGCGGGCATCCCCGCCTTCTACACCCCGGCCGGGGCCGGCACCCAGGTCGAGGAGGGCGGCCTGCCCTGGCGCTACGCCCCCGGCGGCGGCGCGGTCGCGCTGGCCTCCCCGCCCAAGGAGGTCCGCGAGTTCGGCGGCCGCCGCCACCTGCTGGAGGAGGCGATCCACGCCGACTTCGCGCTGGTGCGCGCCGAGGTCGCCGACCGGCACGGCAACTGCGTCTTCCACGCCGCCGCCCGCAACTTCAACCCGCTGTGCGCCACCGCCGGCCGGGTCACCGTGGTCGAGGCCGACCGGATCGTCGAGCCCGGCGAGATCCCGCCGGACGCCGTCCACCTGCCCGGCGTGTACGTCGACCGGATCGTCGCCGCCGACCCCGCCGACCGCCGCGTCGAGCGGCGCACCGTCCGCCGCCCCGCCGCCCCGGAGGAGTCCCGATGA